ttctacccctatttcatatataattcttttaaattcggttaattagttttatatgcGAGCCTAGCTTTATATGCtctagctttatatgcgagcaaaattatggacctttgatcgcgtataaagctggatctaatcaaccaaatcttaaaaaattatatatgaagtaggggtagaaaaaactgaaaaatataataaaataagaaatttatcgatatcttcaaatttgcggaagttagagcaaccatgaacatttttaaaaaaattcaaaatttaaatttaaaaaaagaaccccttaattattgattattagcaatttttattaattctatcatattcttcagttttttctacccctatttcatatatagttcgttaagatttggttgattagttctggagttatagaaatttcggtaaatttggcacatacacacatacacacacatacatacatacagacatttttttcaattacaatttttcgacgttttagaacattctgaacacgttcagaaaaacaagaaaaatttttttttgtacggaAACAAAGCTTtttctatgaggaagcaaaagtaTAAGTTCAGCTAAAGGTCAGCTAACTTTTGATAGAAGAGATTACGATCTCGGATTTGTGAGAAATCCCACAAAATTGCTCGTTAACATCGTTTTAAcaattaaggggatgctggagtgaaggccgaacttcctcgatgtcgatataATGtcgaacatttttaattttgttctaattcgttttctatcattttctatattacCGGCTTATATCTgcccttgtctaacgagaggcatctgttCTTAtttcgattgctgcgccatctctcacTACACGCAACACTACTCCgcacgcatacatacatatgagATTTTCAACGACAATTTTCTCTTATACTAAAGCTTATTTCTGAAAACACaacattattcttttttgcaaTTCCAATGGTGCTGTAtgcttattttatatgtgcaaagtctaaatttttatgtgcaGCAAATGGTTGTCACgtcatacatataatttttttatttttttttcgtttttgatgtaaaatcAACGCTAGCACCTTCCGTTTTTATACgtgggtcgacaggagtaacactaccgacctctgtcgggttgcttagctgcaagtccgtattttatttattataaattttttaaaagccaaaatggaaaatccggctctgtaccagcttgcggctgatcttactgattaaaacgagcataagtgaaataagattcgttaattaatttggctaaaatttgggacaAGCCGTTCCTAAGCAGCTTTGCAGGCTTGCTTAGAGCtgcattttccattttggcttttaaaaaatttataataaataaaatacggactcgcagctaagcaacccgacagaggtcggtagtgttactcctgtcgacccttaattctgtaaaaaagttttttcaatttcgtaaagccaattcaaagtTAAGTGTcagcaaaaaatgtaattgctactactccagcatccccttaagcaAAGACataatatgatttaactaattagttagtttaccaacaAGTTGGAAAAACCGGccttaaaaattgttaaaaatcgcCCAGATGCATGGCCATTGGCCGCGAATATATTTTGGCAACGCACGTTATGCAAGTTACATTGGCTGGATTCGggaagcgcgctattagcgctatttgcttattctattcttgttttacacctgatgagcaataaaagatagaacgatgatgcaatagcgctaatagcgcgctccccgaacgcagccattaTCATTATCGCAATTAATGTACGATCCCTCTTTCCAATGTCGAGAAGAACGCGACTGTCATCGAGTGACGATAACGCGATGCAACGTACCGACCACGATATAATCGTGGACATCATGGTACCGACTGGCGTCGTGAGTCGTGAGTCGTGAGTCGTGAGCGAAAACAAAATATGTCGTACTCGAGCGAGCTGTCACGCTCTCAGGAATATCTGAGCTTTCGCAGCTCCGTACCGCTTAGGAAAATCGTTGTCGACGCCGACGGCACTAAGGTACTGTTTCCTATCATTATCGGTTTCTAATCGTTCGATCTCTAGCTGTTTCCcgccttttctctttttatcacCTTTTACCATCGATTTATGCCAAGTGGCGGATGGCCTCATCTGTCTGATAAGTATTTAGCATAGAAGTAAACAAAAGAACATCTTGACATGTTTCTGCAATTGTTTTAGGGATGGAAGGTGTACGATTCTAATCCAAAAACTATCAAGTGCCCACTCATATGTCTTCCACCCGTCTGTGGTAcagctgatattttttttaggcaAATATTGAGTCTGGCTGCCAAAGGTTACAGAGTTATCTCGGTAAGTTAGATATATGTAGATTCGATGAGCATTCCGAAACATTTgaacatatatgtaaaatagtaTAGATTTAATTCAAATCGTGTTAATATAACCGGTAAATGAGAACTTAATTTTCACAGGCTGAGGCGCCGGTATATTGGAGTATAAAGGAATGGTGCGACGGATTCAGAAAACTGTTAGATTACCTGGAACTTGACAAAGTCCATCTTTTTGGCGCTTCCCTAGGTCAGAACACGTCAGCAAGATATTTACTTTTGAATGACAatctaataaaagaaattaaaaattttatatatttgcaggTGGCTTTCTGGCACAGAAATTTACAGAGATAAATGCACACTGTCCCAGAGTGGTATCTCTGGTTTTGTGCAATACTTTTACAGACACGTCTGTATTTAGTTACAATGATTCCGCAGCAGTGTAAGTAGAGCATTTTAAACCGTAACTTTTAATATGAGGCTGATACACGCATGAATCTATGTGCGACAAAACTTGGAATTTGCTGCTTcattacatttttgtattttctttatgttCACAGCTTTTGGATTTTACCTTCGTTGGTACTGAAGAAAATGGTAATGGGAAATTTTGCAACGGAGCAAGTTGACGGAGAGATTATAGAGGCAATTGATTTTATGGTAGAACGGGTATGTGTCTTAGTTTTCTATAACGAATTTAATTGGATGCACTAGTGCGCGCTGACTTAATCTCTAAAGTAAAATGAAGATATCTCGACTGATAAAAAATgcctaatatatattttatcaaatagcACAATAAAGAACATTAAGGATttcatgattttattaaacatacactTTACGTTGATTTGTGTACGACAGCTTTAATATGCACCAGTGCGCACTAGTGCGTCCAACCGAATTTGCTATTAGTTTTCTTCAAACTGATGAAAGAAGGCAGAAAGGAAAAAGATGCTTATTCTAGAAAATGTTATATGCACGcatatactttaattatagcTGGAAAGTTTAACGCAACCCGAATTAGCGTCCCGTTTAACAATGAATTGCATAAATTGTTATGTACAACCTCAGAAAATATGCCATTTACCTGTGACAATAATAGATGTTTTCGACGAATATGCGTTATCAAATGCAGTTAGagaagaaatgtataaatgttATCCAAATGCAAAACTAGCACACTTGAAAAGCGGTGGaaattttccatatttaaGTCGATCCGCCGaagttaatttacatttgcaggtaaattaataacgtataattatgataaaatcaaTTGTCGATGACATGAAATATCAAAGCATTTGTTTTCAGATTCACTTAAGACAGTTTGAAGGTACGGAGTATACGGCTTTAGAGAAGATTAAGATTTAGCGTAATATATTTAGGAAAAATACTTTACGTtaggaaaaatgtaataaaatccAGAAACTGTATATAAATGTTGATTAAACAGAGATTCTCCTTTGttcatgtataaatattaagacaTATACCGATATTAAGACAACCTATACGCTTTTTGTATTAAGTCAAacgtattatttcttaaatacgATTCTCAGTGAAAGA
The window above is part of the Temnothorax longispinosus isolate EJ_2023e chromosome 8, Tlon_JGU_v1, whole genome shotgun sequence genome. Proteins encoded here:
- the LOC139817839 gene encoding maspardin; translation: MSYSSELSRSQEYLSFRSSVPLRKIVVDADGTKGWKVYDSNPKTIKCPLICLPPVCGTADIFFRQILSLAAKGYRVISAEAPVYWSIKEWCDGFRKLLDYLELDKVHLFGASLGGFLAQKFTEINAHCPRVVSLVLCNTFTDTSVFSYNDSAAVFWILPSLVLKKMVMGNFATEQVDGEIIEAIDFMVERLESLTQPELASRLTMNCINCYVQPQKICHLPVTIIDVFDEYALSNAVREEMYKCYPNAKLAHLKSGGNFPYLSRSAEVNLHLQIHLRQFEGTEYTALEKIKI